The genomic DNA ATACGATTTTCTTTCAACTGTGGGTTCATAGCTCAGTTGGTTAGAGCATCCGGCTCATAACCGGATGGTCCCAGGTTCGAGTCCTGGTGAACCCACCACTTTCTATTTTATTTATAATCTTTAATCTTCTAAAATCTAAATTTTGAGACTATTTTGCTTTTGTTTTAAGAATCAAAGTGAACTTTTATTCACCTTGATCTAATATCTTAAAATTTATATTCCAGCTTCATACCGCCGCTTACGCCGTAGCTTTTGTCGTTATCTAACATTCCGCTAAGTTGATAAGAAAGCGCGAAATTTTCACTAATTTTCGTATCCGCGACCAAATTTAGCTTATAGACCAGTTTGTTATTGTCGAGTTTATAGTCGACGTATTCGTTTGAGTTATTGAGCGAAACATAAGATTTATCGTCAGAGTTATAGACATTTTGTTTTACCAAAAATTGTACCGCAAATGCATTTTTGTCGCCATTTAGCACATACTCGGCGCCGACCCCTAAAGCTACGTTAAAGTCGTTTATATCTTTTTGATCGTATCTGTCGTTTTTAAAGCCCTTTACGCCGTTTGCTCCAAATTCTAGCGCAAGTACGGGTTTGATAGCCTGAGCATATTCGCCGTTTGAACCGAGCGAAATTTTATATTTATAGTAGTTGCTCGAAAGGATACCCGTGCTTCTTACGCTAGCCTTTTGCGAATCGTTTAAGCTGCGCTTAGAATTTACGAAGGCTAAATTTAGATTGCTCTGTATCTCGTGAGCGTCTTGCTCAAAAAGTCCATACGCTCCAAAGCTATAAATTTTTGCATCGTCGGTTACGGCATTTGAGATAAATTTAGCCTTACTCATGCCCGCATTCACGCCTAAAATAACCTCGTCATAGCTCCTATCGTAGCCTATATACGTGCCGTAAAATTTTAAATCACCGCCGCTATCTTTATCTTTAAAGTACGCTCCGTTTACGTTCGCCCAGAAATTATTTCTTTGCCTGCTAGCCTCGGCCGCTTCGTAGGCTATTACGGCGGTCGGCTTAAAATCGCTCTCAAGCCCTGCTAGCCTAAACCGCGAAATATCAGCCTTTGCCCTTAACTGAGTAATTTGAGATAATCTCGAGTTTATTAACTCATTACCGTTTTGTAAGGCTTTGACGCTAACTTTTAAAGACGAACCAGAAATTTCTTTCATATCGGATTCCGCCTTTAACGCCATTTGTCTTAAAGTCTCGGTATCGCCGCTTTGAAGGGCGCTTTCATACTCCGGTCTATTTTTAAACATATTTAAAATTTTATTTTGGCGTTCGCTAAATCCGGTCAACCTTAGCTCCTGCTCAGATCCCGGCGTCGCAGACGGATTCTCGGCTTTTTTATCGCTTAATCTCATCGTAATTTTGCCGTCTTTTATGGCATAAGTCGTAAAAAGACCGTTAATTTTTTGCTCGGTATTAAATATCGCGCCTTTGTTTACGATACTTTCTGCGCTTAAGAGCGTATAGGTTTTTTTAGCAGTCATCTCGCCTCTTAAAGCAGCCGTAAAGTCGATGTTAAATTTCATTCCCGCACCAAGCGTCAAAATCTTCTTAAAATCCAAAATAGGCTCGTTTGCATTACTAAAATTTTTAACATTTAAATTTTTCGTTACGATTGTATCGGGGTCAAAGGTTAGTTTGTTTGCTCCGCTAACCTCTAAATCTTCTATTTCTAATTTACCGCTTCCAGCCGCTATGCTGCGAGTAGGAGCCGTATTTTTGCCGTTTATTATGAGCTCTTTTAGCTTAGTCTTCGTGCCGCCGACTCTTAGCATGCTGTCGCTATCCATGACGATTCTATTTTTAAAGCTAACGTCTTTAACTAGCAAATTTCCTTTTTCTACGTTTTGGCGGTATTTTAAGCCGTCGTCATAAGTATTTGAGCCGTCGAATTTATCGATATAGTGAGTTAATTCGCCGCTTAAATTTATAACGGAATTTTTCGCCTCTATATCGCTATTTACGTTCGCGTCCTTACCTATCGTAAGTTCTGAAGAGTTTATTTTTATGCCCTCTTTCGCATTAAATTTACGCTTCTCCCAATCAGGCTGCGATAGCGTAGATGGGCGAGTTAAATCCATATACGAAGGTTCGCTTAAACCGGCGGCGGCTATTTTATCCTTTACCGCCTGCGTTAAAACGCTAGCATCTGCCGTAGCATGAGCGGTCGGATGTCCTTGAAGCGTAACCTTGGCGTTATTTAGACTCAAACTTCCGTCTATATCAAAACCGCCGTCAAATACGAGCTCTCGCCCTTGCCCATCGTGTTTTACGTCTATATTTTTATCTACGCTTGCGTGAAATATCGTATCCTTACCGCTTTCGCCGTTTATTTTAAGCGTTGCTTTTTGAGCGGATAAATTCGTGATTTTAGCGGCGTTTGAATTGGCCGAAACGTTACTAAAAATTTGATCGAATCCGTTTAAATCAAGCTTTCCTCCGCCGTTTCCAAAGAAAATTTTATCATTTAAACTATCGTCTACGCCGAGTCTTAATAGGCCTCTACCGCTCGTTAAATAAATTTTTTCAAAAGCGTCTACGGCTCTTAGATCCA from Campylobacter concisus includes the following:
- a CDS encoding S6 family peptidase: MKNNKFGISIALASVLYACANAQVMDIVTNYYRDYLDFAQNKGAFTPQDTPLEFAQRNGDKFTFDKIPNSGARNNKGNFTSLGRNFVVTANHTLDAAAASNFNENRGWFGNTKYEYLTSRTATPTEGLYNSDTAYMRTTKYIVEGQIDPIDVPNLDISGDSRATDEANIDKIQNYLKDIKNRGGARGDNVIAYQAGTGALGLEKPKIDTDGYSDVVSAREFEDQNIVNQALGGSVNEISTHYSANYKTHISSINRPGVYMFMTSDRGFRNRLLPGDSGSGFFVYDTVVQKWVLVGVLSAAADNSNHASIVTMRDFSDYRRNYENLVSGLNVSNAQLVRNKDNIFSTANGSSITLNSNLDLGHGGIVVNSGNFTLINGIGSNKITRLAGFDVARGASLSLNVAADTSVHKVGKGSLIVNSSGNKTLRLGDGIVDLRAVDAFEKIYLTSGRGLLRLGVDDSLNDKIFFGNGGGKLDLNGFDQIFSNVSANSNAAKITNLSAQKATLKINGESGKDTIFHASVDKNIDVKHDGQGRELVFDGGFDIDGSLSLNNAKVTLQGHPTAHATADASVLTQAVKDKIAAAGLSEPSYMDLTRPSTLSQPDWEKRKFNAKEGIKINSSELTIGKDANVNSDIEAKNSVINLSGELTHYIDKFDGSNTYDDGLKYRQNVEKGNLLVKDVSFKNRIVMDSDSMLRVGGTKTKLKELIINGKNTAPTRSIAAGSGKLEIEDLEVSGANKLTFDPDTIVTKNLNVKNFSNANEPILDFKKILTLGAGMKFNIDFTAALRGEMTAKKTYTLLSAESIVNKGAIFNTEQKINGLFTTYAIKDGKITMRLSDKKAENPSATPGSEQELRLTGFSERQNKILNMFKNRPEYESALQSGDTETLRQMALKAESDMKEISGSSLKVSVKALQNGNELINSRLSQITQLRAKADISRFRLAGLESDFKPTAVIAYEAAEASRQRNNFWANVNGAYFKDKDSGGDLKFYGTYIGYDRSYDEVILGVNAGMSKAKFISNAVTDDAKIYSFGAYGLFEQDAHEIQSNLNLAFVNSKRSLNDSQKASVRSTGILSSNYYKYKISLGSNGEYAQAIKPVLALEFGANGVKGFKNDRYDQKDINDFNVALGVGAEYVLNGDKNAFAVQFLVKQNVYNSDDKSYVSLNNSNEYVDYKLDNNKLVYKLNLVADTKISENFALSYQLSGMLDNDKSYGVSGGMKLEYKF